The Chelonoidis abingdonii isolate Lonesome George chromosome 11, CheloAbing_2.0, whole genome shotgun sequence genomic interval ggtctTCACTCTAACTACACTCCTTGACAGTTCTTGGTggatttccccctgcccccccccagggggAGGCTGACAGCTGAGAACCCAGCTGCCTTGTGATTCTTGTGGAGGAGCATAGATGGGATAGTGAGGTGGCATAGCTAGAGACTGGAGGGCAGTGTGAACAAGGTCCTGGCTCATTTCCTTCCTGTGGCTGGCAGGGGCATTGCATGTCAGTCCAGGCATGCACCTcacacccccacctgcaccccctccagcacctgtAGGGCATCCATGCGCCccatggcagccagcagcccagccagCTGCCCCAGTGTGGCATCAGGCTGGCGGGCAGCCACTGTCTCCAGGGTGGCCCGCAGGGGACTGCGCGTGCTGCGCAGGGAATAGGCATAGTCAATCCAGGTGGCTGAGAGGCCGTACCGGGCAGCCAGGTGCCGGGTGCCTGCCCCGGCCTTGCCCTCAGGGTCCAGCAGCATGATCAGCTCCTCTAGCACATCCGGGTCATCCAGcaggtgctgcagtggtgccCCCCACAGGCCTGtagggcacagagcaggggtgattAGGACAGGGTGTGTGTAGGCATGGCTGGTGAGGGAAGGGAGCCACACCTACCTGCATGGCCAATGGTGGGTGCTATGATGCCAGATGTCTCCTCTGCACTCTGGGGATGAAGCAGCAGATTGGGCTTAACCATGGAGCTGGAGGCTGAAGGGACAGGAGGGGGAGATGAGGGTTGGGGTCCTGGatccccagcctaaggggagtaCTGAGCAGCTACCCAAACTCTGTCTGCTGCTCCTGGAGCAGAGCTTCACCACCCCCACCTGAGGCTAGGCCCAACCTGCTGCCCAAGAAGCATTGCCCCTGACATTCGGGCTTGTAGTGCTTAGAGCAACCCTTCCCTGGCGGGGGGGAGGCCCCTCCCACTCTTCCAAGGCAATCCTCCCAGAACAGAGCAGACCCTACCCCTTGGTCCTCCCAGCCTCTGCCTCAGGAGCTCAATGAAAATGGGAGcggggggaggatgggggagaagcCTGATGGACAGTGGCTGGGACCTGCTCTCTGGGAGGGCTCTCAGTGGGGGAGAAGCTTGATGGAGTTGGGGGTCTatttaaggtgaccagacagcaagtgcaaaaaatcgggatgggggtggggggtaataggagcctatataagaagacgacccaaaaattaggactgtccctataaaattggggaaTGGGGTCAGCCTAGCTCTATTCCAGCCCTGGCAGAAGGGGGGCAGTAGGGCAGGacagctgtggggctggctggctacTCACCCTGGTGGGGGCACCAGCCACGCTTTGTCCAGACAAGGAGGGCGAAGgccccagtcagcagcaccaccaccagcagcagcagcagtgtcagAAGAGCGACATATTCCCCATAGCCTGCAATGGGGGCGGCAGTGGGTCACGGGGACAGCGCCCGGCTACTCTGGCcttggccagcagggggcactgtggggcgaGCTCCCCGTGCTCCCAGCCCCGGTctggcccagcaggaggcgctggcaGCCCCCACGTACCTGCTGTGTCGCTGCAAGATTCGGGCGCTCCAGGGGTCCCAGAGGTGGGGGGCGAAGTAGGGCTCCCCAGTCCCTCTGCAGACGGAAGCCAAGTGGAGGACCCAGGCCAGCACGgcgggagggaggcagcagaCTCGGCACCGGGAGCCTGAAAGGCAGAGCCAGGCAAGAGGGAATGAGCCCGTCTGCCACCCCCCGCCCAAATccgaacagaacccaggagtcctggctcccccccaccccccactgaccctggctccccacccccagcacctacCTTCGCTGGGCTGTTGCAGTCGATGTCAGCCCGGACCGCAGGGTGACACTGCTCGGCGGGGAAGCAGCACAGGGGCCGGCACCTCCCATCCGGCCCCCGCCGCTGCCTGCGGAGCCGAGAGCAGCCTTGTCAAACAGGGCAAAGAGCAGCGTCCCCCACGTGTAGAGAACTCAGGTgtcctggtgcccagcccccagctctctaaccactagacccactcccctcccaggcccagggattgaacccagctccctgactcccagcccctgctctagccaAGGGGGGTCCATGCCGTACCCGGGGGGGCAGCACCGGGCGTCCTGCAGGCGGGTGCAGGGGCTGAGCTCGGTGCCGGGcgggcactgggagcagggctggcacagCAGGAATCGCCCATCGTTGAAGGATTTGGATGGACACTCCCGGGTGGGAGTTGCGAAGCGGCCGCCTGTGTCCCTCACGCCGCAGTTCACGGTGAATTCCAGTCCTGGGGTGACGGCAGAGTGAGTCAGAGCCCCTGGCCCCATGGCATAGTGCCCCACACTGCACACACCCCAGGGTCCCCAGCTGAccacctgccccacagcacagtgccccctaccctgctctctgcagcaagACACCCCCCCCACGCACCCTGGGGCCCCCTGCTGAccacctgccccacagcacagtgccccctaccaGGCCCCTCATCCCACAGCACGGCACCCCCTagtgagccccctgccctgcagcatggtgccccctgctgagcccccccccccactcaccgtGCAGTGGGACTTTGTTTGCGTAGCCGTTCTCACAGGGGATGCAGGCCTGCGCCTCCTGGTGCCAGAACTGCAGGGAGCTGCACTTCTTGGACGGGGACTTCCGGGCCGTCGTGCAGGCGCCGGGGGGCAGCAGGGcgctgggcaggaggcagagcagcaggggcagcagcatgGCAAGGaccatgggtgtgtgtgtgttggggggagggctgggaagTGCAGGCGCCGGGGGGCAGCAGGGcgctgggcaggaggcagagcagcaggggcagcagcatgGCAAGGaccatgggtgtgtgtgtgttggggggagggctgggaagtgctgggacctggagaggggagaacatggggaggagggatgtggggttCACCTACAACCCCCCCACATCTTCCAGTTCACCCCAACCCCACTGCGCGCCAGGGGCAGTAACCCCCCACATCGCAGctactccctcccccagccgcaGCCCTACTGATACCCCCACTAGCTGACCCTGAACCCAACCACATCCAGGTCCTTAAATCCTcattctccaccccaccccctgctagCTGCCTGtaaacccccagctcccccctcctcacctGTACTCCTTCCACACAGGCCCCCTGGCTgcttcagcccccaccccactaaTCATACCCCTCCCCCTAGCTCACCCCTTTGGCCTGTACCCCTTCCCACATACCCTCCATAACCCCACCAACCTGTGCCCCTCTGATACCCCACTCTACCAGCCCCAGCTGTCTCCCAGGCTCTCACCCCTACCCAGCGTGTGTATCCTCTTTCCTGCTGTCCCTCCACGGTCGTCTGGGCTGACGAGTTACACGTGTGTTTGCTTCGCTGCTCACCTCTGTTAGGTCTGTGAACTCCGTggtgctgcccccccccagccgGCCCCCCATTTCCCATCTCCACCCTGCACACTTCCTGCCATCGTGAAAAACAGCAGTCAGCTGAGGCAGATATAACCAGTCAACTCAGCACTACCAAGCGCATGGGGATTACCCAGACATAGGTGCTGGGGAATGGCTGTTTGTAACACCGGATGGGACAGCGGACCTGGTGCTGCGatgcagccacatctggagtggggcagccagAGAACAGCCACACATAACACCACATGGTTACAGCTTGCCTGggcctaggatgaccagacagcaagtgtgaaaaatcgtgatggggtaataggagcttatatgagaaaaagcccccaaaattgagactgtctctttaaaatcagaacatctggtcaccctacctggcactgagatgcagccaggtCTGAGTCAGGGTAACTTGGGAACAGCTGCACATAACACCGCATGGGGATGGCTCACCGGGTGCTGAGACATGGCCAGCTCTGAGATTCTTGCAGGTGATGAATCTAGACAAAATACAGGGGCTGAGAGTGCAGGAAAAGACAATGACATTAAATGCCACGGCATTCAGGATGTGTGGGCAGGACTGAGAACCGGTGAGCTGGTTCTTGGTAAAATGAAGTTCAAGGAGTGGAAAGCTTTCACTCCTGGGGGTGGTACTGTGCAGCTGTTCCCTgccctcagaggtggctgcatctcagtgtcGTGCAAGCTGTCTCTGTATGGCATTGTGTGTGGCTGTTCcctggctgccccaccccagcagtgGTTGCATCTCAGCATTGGGCCCACCATCCCCCTGTGTCTGTTATAGTTCCTGGGGGGTGAGAAAAGCTTTTTACCTTCCGAATTTGGGATGCAGTTTATGGGGCAGGTGCAGAGGGaacattttttgtcttttgtcttcCAAATCGTGCCACTGCTTGGGAGCTGAAAAAGCCAGAAGCTTCTTTTTCGTCTTTCTGTGAATCCCAAGCAGTCAGGAGAAGCTGAAAGTTACAAGGTCTGCAAAGCCACAAGGCCAGCATTCAACAGGGGTTTAAGAATTGAAAGGTGCAGCTAGTCGCCTCGTGGGAATTTCAGATTCCCAAGTATGTGATGTTGGCTGTGCCAGATGCCCGTCTGTGCCTGGGCTGCAGGCGTTAGCTAAGACCTAACAGACTCGTAGCTGAAGCCCAGACCAGGTCACCTGTATGCTAATTTTGCTCAGAATAGGTGTTAGTCTAATGAGAATggatttagtgtttagactctatgacatgcttgtaaattgctgcctgCGTTCAGCTCACTTGCAATGTCGGTATTCCCGGCGAGAAGGAAAGATGTgagttttgctttaaaatgtggaaaacgTTTTGCAATGTGAAGGATTGTCCCACTGGAGtcctgctctgtgcagggaaGCTCGGCTGGGGGCTTAGAGTCTGAATGAAGGAAATCAAACAAAGTCACAGGAACAATTTCCATCTGGGCTGGTTGACCTCGAACAGGGCCAAAGGCTGtagctgaagccagagatccgggggggggggggggtgtctgtccCAAAGGACAGATCATTGCAGCCTCAGTCACTCCAGCTCAGATGCTAACTCAGCAGTGTGTCGCTTGTTAGGAGAATGTTAAGTAAATAGGGTAGAGACCAAACAATCATAATCTTGCTTCTGGCTTTGCTTTTAAACAGGCTGAATAAGCAAGTGAATGTAAGTGAAAGCACAAGGATGCACCCCCTGTCGCCTTCCCCCCATGGCTGGTAGCCTTGAAGATAAGGGGCTAATGGAGCAAGGGGTTGCAATGGTTaccagggagctggagaggaaACGTAGAGTCTGCAGAGGAGTGACCATGACctgctccttacccctcccatcaGGTACAAAAGAGGCAGCTCATCGACCCCCGACTCAGGACCCCCCAGAATGGAACCTGACCATTGGATTGGAACAGGTGGGTGGGCCCAGGGGAAGAGCACAACAAGTATAATTAAGTTTGCCAAGaagagtgggggaagagggactCGGTGGTGTTTGGAGCTAGGGGTTAGGAGAAGAAGAGGGCTCTATCGGTGTATAGCCctgtagtggggggaggggaagaggaagactcTCTCTGCGTATAGACCTgtagttgggggaggggaagagtaaAAGTCTCTCGGCGTATAGCTCTGtactggggggaagggaagaggaaaactCTTGGCGTGTAGAAATAGCCCAACTGGTGCGAAGGGCCTGGCTTCTGAACGTTTGCCTGTTTACCCCCAATAAACCCATGGAAGTGCCTGCAGGCTGCACTCTGGACTGTTACTTTCCAGCAAGCTGTGTCTGGGAActaagagggaggagggagctggacccctgcaacaacccctgCTTGCTTTAACTTGTAAATAACTCGTATTCCTAATTAATAGCTGGCTGATCCTGTAACAAACTACAGGCATCGTCTTCGGGCGGAAGATCTAGGCCagttgttttcaagctttttttcatCTCCAGACCCCTGAACAAGTTTGAATGGCAGCGCGGCCCCCCCCTTGGATAGTCTGCGGCCCACATGGGGTCCACGGCCACAGGCTGAAAACCGTTGCTTTAGGCTCCCATGGATCTGGGCTGCACGGTCTCTTGCAACTGGATGTGACCTGAACATGTCAGTGATCACTGAGTCCAGCTTGTTTGGGGGGTGAGATGGACTGGagagcccaaggggactgtctgggaCTCGATGGTGAGATGGTGCCGCGGTCCAGGCATTAACTGTTCCTGACTCAGGGAAATCTAATTACAGCCCCCACCTCCAGTCTGGGTGTATCTGCTCTGGCTGTGGGAGCCCTCCGCACAGCGTGACAGTTAAAACACCCACCCTGGTGTGTAACAGACCAGCTTTGTGACAAGTCTGGAGCTCCGCTGCTGGGACGCACTACTTGAGAGCGAAGGTTTATAATTACCCACCTTGTTAGACCCCCAAACCCGGCTCACTGTCCCCCAAACAGCCCCCGCGGTCACTAGGTGCAGTTCACACTTACTGCAGCAGGTCCCTTTAAAGGCCAAAGGTTTTGATTCACGTCTGACTGCAGCCTATTGAAAGACGTTTTCTTGAAGAAAGAAGAAACCCTTGGAAAATATCGTGTTTGCGCCTCGCTGCTGGAACTGCCCTtgctactcctggggggattcggCCCAGTCAGGCACctcactcccccagccctgctgtgtggTATGCCCCGcctcagcacagcaccccctgccctgcagcatggccactccaccccactccactcccccagcagtgttccctgccctgctgtgtagtatggccccccatcccccagcagaacgccccctgccctgcagcattgccccccactccccagcataGCACCCCTCACCCTGCTGTGTAGTATGACCCCCCTGGCCTGCAGCATGGCCCCTCACCTTGCTTTCCGCAGCACAGcatcccccatcccactccctggAGCACAGCATGCCCCATTATGCCCCCCAGCCCACTGCCAAGCCCCCTGACCAGCTCccgcagcacagtgccccccacactcctgccctgcagcatgGCACCCCTGACATTTCCTGACCCCATGGcacacccccccccacctcactccCTGCAGCATGGCACCCCTGCCATGTCTCTAACCCCGCAGCACGGTGCCCCAACTCTGATCCCTACTGgttccctgccccgctccccatgGCACGGCGCCTCCTGCTGCCAATCGACGTAATCCCTAGTTCATGCTGCACCCAGAGGGAATGAGACAGGGGTGGGTTGGATCATGTCTAGTTTATTCCAGCTCTCATCATTACATCCCACACGGGGGGAGGGACAAAGCTCAGACCGTCACTCCCTGAGCAGTCCTCCCCGGATGCCCGGGTCCTACTGACTCAACAACTGGGGAGAGCCCCCCCCCGTACAATTATGGGCTACGCGGAGTCACACTAGCAGAATGTATAGAGAGGGGCCTTAAGGATCCCCAAGCCCTCCCACCATGGGGACTCCAGCAGCTGCACTTCCGCTGGGTCTAGGGCAGGTCAGGTGACCTGGTGCCTGGGCGGGGCTAGGTGAGGCAAGGAGCCTGGGGAGGGGTCAGAAGCGTCCGTAGCGATGGTCGGGCAAGCGCTGGCGTTTCTTGTCACGGGGCCGGTTGTGGGAACGCGATGGGGATGGGGCCCTGGGAGAGAGAACAGAGTCAGCATGGCCATGGCCGGACCCCAGCGGGGCTGCATCACCCCCCAGCCCCTAGAGCTCCCTGGCCCAGCCTCCCAGGGGGTGCTGCAtcctcctccagcccagcagGGAGCGCTGCGTCACCCCCCCCCGGCCCCTAGAGCTCCACCAGCCCCCCAGGGAGTGCTgcatcctcctccagcccccagggGGCGCTGCATCACCCCCCGTCCCCTAgatctcccccagcccccccggGTTTGCTGTatcatcccccttccctcctaaGCTCCCCCTGGGGGGCACTGCACCCAGCCCCTATATCTCCCCCTTGCATCATCATTCACCCAGCACCCCTGACCCCTGCTACTTATTCTGCCCCAGCACTCCCCGACCTCATTTGTACAGCCCAGGGACTTCCCTACCCCCCATCTGCCTTTCCCAGCCCTCAGTGGGGGGCACTGCACCCAGCCCCTATATCTCCCCCTTGCATCATCATTCACCCAGCACCCCTGACCCCTGCTACTTATTCTGCCCCAGCACTCCCCNgctgcccccaccctccagtcATCCCCCAAGGGCCcagtccccccac includes:
- the IGFLR1 gene encoding IGF-like family receptor 1, with product MCGCSLAAPLQMWLHRSTRSQHFPALPPTHTHPWSLPCCCPCCSASCPAPCCPPAPALPSPPPNTHTPMVLAMLLPLLLCLLPSALLPPGACTTARKSPSKKCSSLQFWHQEAQACIPCENGYANKVPLHGLEFTVNCGVRDTGGRFATPTRECPSKSFNDGRFLLCQPCSQCPPGTELSPCTRLQDARCCPPGQRRGPDGRCRPLCCFPAEQCHPAVRADIDCNSPAKAPGAESAASLPPCWPGSSTWLPSAEGLGSPTSPPTSGTPGAPESCSDTAGYGEYVALLTLLLLLVVVLLTGAFALLVWTKRGWCPHQASSSMVKPNLLLHPQSAEETSGIIAPTIGHAGLWGAPLQHLLDDPDVLEELIMLLDPEGKAGAGTRHLAARYGLSATWIDYAYSLRSTRSPLRATLETVAARQPDATLGQLAGLLAAMGRMDALQVLEGVQVGV